One Cohnella candidum genomic region harbors:
- a CDS encoding class I SAM-dependent rRNA methyltransferase, with the protein MSNHPRAVLYRTRRPRLEQGHPWVYANEIERWEGEPSPGGLADITDSRGKFLAVGYVNPASQITIRVVSYSPLEAMDAEFFRRRFERCASFRSRFVGERASCRLVYGEADFLPGLIVDRFADVLVVQVLSLGMDAARDTWLPVLIDVFRPSGVYERSDVGVRTLEGLEERTGVLYGECPRYVEIEENGLRIEVDIEGGQKTGYFHDQRQNRASIAPLMKGWGERSGIRTEERETENGKELVPVNANGNAVTFPYWDGATVLECFAHTGSFTLHGCQYGAKKVTCLDVSAHAIETAKRNVERNGFSDRVEFVVEDAFEYLRRQVAGREERAARARKDASSGQKVDTSKPLTSEGRTWDVIILDPPAFAKTKKAVTGACRGYKDINLQAMKLLNEGGFLVTASCSYHVRPDLFLETIQEAARDAGKTLRLIEWQGAGRDHPRLAGVEEGHYLKFGIFEVRSRTEL; encoded by the coding sequence ATGTCGAATCATCCGCGCGCGGTATTGTACCGCACCCGGCGCCCCCGTCTGGAGCAGGGACATCCTTGGGTGTACGCCAACGAGATCGAGCGCTGGGAAGGCGAGCCTTCCCCCGGAGGCCTGGCGGACATTACCGATTCCCGGGGCAAGTTCCTCGCGGTCGGATACGTGAATCCGGCCTCCCAAATCACGATCCGGGTCGTGTCTTATTCGCCGCTCGAGGCGATGGACGCCGAGTTTTTCCGCCGCCGGTTCGAACGCTGCGCTTCCTTCCGCAGCCGTTTCGTCGGCGAGCGCGCTTCCTGCAGGCTGGTCTATGGGGAAGCGGATTTTCTGCCGGGCCTGATCGTGGACCGCTTCGCCGACGTGCTCGTCGTGCAGGTACTGTCGCTCGGCATGGATGCCGCCCGGGACACGTGGCTGCCCGTGCTGATCGACGTGTTCCGCCCGTCGGGCGTTTATGAGCGGAGCGACGTCGGCGTCCGCACGCTGGAAGGGCTGGAGGAGCGGACCGGCGTTTTGTACGGCGAGTGTCCCCGTTACGTGGAAATCGAGGAGAACGGGCTCCGCATCGAGGTCGATATCGAAGGCGGACAGAAGACCGGCTATTTCCACGATCAGCGCCAAAACCGCGCCTCGATCGCCCCGCTTATGAAAGGGTGGGGAGAGAGAAGCGGCATCCGGACGGAAGAGCGAGAGACGGAAAACGGCAAGGAGCTCGTTCCCGTCAACGCTAACGGCAACGCCGTGACGTTCCCGTATTGGGACGGGGCGACGGTGCTGGAATGCTTCGCGCACACCGGAAGCTTTACGCTTCACGGCTGCCAATACGGCGCCAAAAAAGTGACGTGCCTCGACGTGTCGGCCCACGCGATCGAGACGGCCAAGCGGAACGTCGAGCGCAACGGGTTTTCCGACCGGGTGGAGTTCGTCGTCGAAGACGCGTTCGAATATTTGCGCCGCCAAGTCGCGGGCCGCGAAGAACGGGCGGCCCGGGCGCGCAAGGACGCTTCGTCCGGGCAGAAGGTCGATACGTCGAAGCCGCTGACGTCGGAAGGGCGCACTTGGGACGTGATCATCCTCGATCCGCCGGCTTTCGCCAAGACGAAGAAAGCGGTGACCGGCGCCTGCCGAGGCTACAAGGACATTAACCTGCAGGCGATGAAGCTGCTGAACGAAGGCGGTTTTCTCGTGACGGCAAGCTGTTCGTACCATGTCCGGCCGGACCTCTTCTTGGAGACGATCCAGGAAGCGGCGCGGGATGCGGGCAAAACGCTGCGCCTCATCGAGTGGCAGGGCGCGGGCCGGGATCATCCGCGGCTGGCGGGCGTGGAGGAAGGCCATTATTTGAAGTTCGGAATTTTCGAGGTCCGCAGCCGTACGGAGCTGTAA
- the prmA gene encoding 50S ribosomal protein L11 methyltransferase — MQWHEIMVLAAEPSQEMVSHYLYELGAAGVSVEESWTPDKPRDTSLGQWYDKPLNDIRAGYAEIKGYFAEEGTDIDAVVQQLKADLAGLPEYGYDAGEFTVSLAMVQDEDWADAWKKYFKPLQVSERLTIKPTWEEYEAREDEVIIELDPGMAFGTGTHPTTALCLRTLEGAVRGGETLIDVGTGSGILAIGAVKLGASRVLALDLDPVAVSSATENIKLNGLQDVIEVRLSDLLGTLNEGAGADVESVKPPVDIVVANILAEIILLFIADVMKVLKPGGIYIASGIYKNKEEDVEAGLLAAGFEIIDRVRQDDWVAFVAGKPKEDEEGA, encoded by the coding sequence ATGCAGTGGCATGAAATCATGGTATTGGCGGCGGAACCTTCGCAAGAGATGGTTTCGCATTATTTATATGAGCTCGGCGCGGCGGGCGTATCGGTGGAGGAATCCTGGACGCCGGACAAACCGAGGGACACTTCCTTGGGCCAGTGGTATGACAAGCCGCTGAACGATATCCGTGCGGGATATGCGGAGATCAAGGGTTATTTTGCCGAAGAAGGAACGGATATCGACGCGGTCGTCCAACAGCTGAAGGCGGATTTGGCGGGATTGCCGGAATACGGCTACGACGCAGGTGAATTCACCGTCTCCTTAGCGATGGTCCAAGACGAAGACTGGGCGGACGCCTGGAAAAAATATTTCAAACCGCTTCAGGTTTCGGAAAGATTGACGATCAAACCGACGTGGGAGGAATACGAGGCCCGCGAGGATGAAGTGATCATCGAACTGGATCCCGGCATGGCTTTCGGAACCGGCACGCATCCGACGACGGCGCTGTGCCTTCGCACGCTCGAAGGCGCGGTCCGCGGCGGAGAGACGCTGATCGACGTCGGCACGGGCTCGGGCATTCTCGCCATCGGAGCCGTGAAGCTGGGCGCCTCGCGCGTGCTCGCGCTCGACCTGGATCCGGTCGCGGTGTCGAGCGCGACGGAGAACATTAAGCTGAACGGCCTGCAGGACGTGATCGAAGTCCGGCTCAGCGACCTGCTCGGCACCCTGAACGAAGGAGCCGGCGCGGACGTGGAGTCGGTGAAGCCGCCGGTCGACATCGTCGTCGCCAACATCCTGGCGGAAATCATCCTGCTGTTCATCGCGGACGTGATGAAAGTGCTGAAGCCGGGCGGGATCTATATCGCCTCCGGCATTTACAAGAATAAGGAAGAGGACGTCGAAGCGGGCCTTCTGGCCGCCGGGTTCGAGATCATCGACCGCGTGCGGCAGGACGACTGGGTCGCGTTCGTGGCCGGCAAGCCGAAGGAGGATGAAGAAGGAGCATGA
- a CDS encoding 16S rRNA (uracil(1498)-N(3))-methyltransferase, giving the protein MQRYFVAPAQMSVDSVTLTGDDARHLGSVMRAKPGDEFIACDGAGRDALARIKSIDKDAILADIIQELPVTAEMAWRVSVAQSLPKGDKLETVIQKGTEAGAFAFLPFLSRRTVVQYDERKEAKRLDRWRKIAKEAAEQSHRSRVPDIEPVSSWKNLVRRFAEYDLVLLCYEEEGRAGAGLRQTLADFRGRAKADAPAVLLLVGPEGGFAPEEAEETSAAGAIPVGLGKRILRTETAALYALACIAYESGELGGETDA; this is encoded by the coding sequence ATGCAGCGTTATTTCGTGGCGCCGGCGCAAATGTCGGTCGACTCCGTCACGTTGACGGGGGATGACGCCCGGCATTTGGGATCCGTCATGCGGGCCAAACCCGGCGATGAATTCATCGCCTGCGACGGCGCCGGACGGGACGCGCTGGCCCGAATCAAGAGCATCGACAAAGACGCGATACTCGCGGACATCATACAGGAGCTTCCCGTCACCGCCGAGATGGCGTGGCGGGTGAGCGTCGCCCAGAGCTTGCCGAAGGGCGACAAGCTCGAGACGGTCATCCAAAAAGGAACGGAAGCCGGAGCCTTCGCCTTTCTGCCGTTCCTGTCGCGGAGGACCGTCGTCCAATACGACGAGCGGAAGGAAGCCAAACGGCTCGACCGCTGGCGCAAAATCGCCAAGGAAGCCGCCGAGCAGAGCCACCGGAGCCGAGTGCCGGACATCGAGCCGGTCAGCTCCTGGAAAAACCTCGTACGGCGGTTCGCCGAGTACGATCTGGTGCTGCTCTGCTATGAGGAAGAAGGACGAGCCGGCGCGGGATTGCGCCAAACGCTCGCCGATTTCCGCGGCAGGGCGAAGGCGGATGCGCCGGCCGTGCTGCTGCTCGTCGGGCCGGAAGGCGGCTTCGCCCCGGAAGAGGCGGAGGAAACGTCCGCGGCCGGTGCCATACCCGTCGGACTGGGCAAACGCATATTAAGGACGGAAACGGCGGCCTTGTACGCGCTCGCGTGCATCGCTTACGAATCCGGAGAGTTAGGAGGAGAAACGGATGCCTAG
- the deoC gene encoding deoxyribose-phosphate aldolase — protein sequence MLRADAVAADIRKICEEALTHRFYSVCVGGGWVRLAREMLSGTGVKVCAVVGFPLGATATRAKAFEASAALDDGAAEIDMVLPIGKLIDGDAEAVERDISAVVQAVQGGALVKVILETSLLSDDRKREGCRIAEAAGADFVQTSTGYGLSGATEADIRLLRETVSPAMGIKASGGIRTRQAAEALLAAGAGRIGTSTLLIQ from the coding sequence TTGCTCCGGGCGGACGCTGTCGCCGCGGACATCCGGAAAATTTGCGAAGAAGCGCTCACGCACCGCTTCTACAGCGTCTGCGTCGGCGGAGGATGGGTCCGGCTGGCGCGGGAAATGCTGAGCGGCACGGGCGTCAAAGTTTGCGCGGTGGTCGGTTTCCCGCTCGGGGCGACCGCAACGCGAGCCAAAGCGTTCGAGGCATCCGCCGCTCTCGATGACGGGGCCGCCGAGATCGATATGGTGCTGCCGATCGGCAAGCTGATCGACGGGGACGCCGAAGCGGTAGAACGCGATATCTCCGCCGTCGTGCAAGCCGTGCAAGGCGGAGCGCTGGTCAAGGTCATCCTCGAAACGTCGCTGCTGAGCGACGACCGGAAACGGGAAGGCTGCCGCATCGCCGAAGCGGCGGGCGCGGATTTCGTCCAAACGTCGACGGGTTACGGCCTCTCGGGCGCGACCGAGGCGGACATCCGCCTGCTCCGCGAAACCGTGTCCCCCGCGATGGGGATCAAAGCGTCCGGCGGCATCCGCACGCGGCAGGCGGCGGAAGCGCTGCTCGCTGCCGGAGCCGGCCGGATCGGCACGAGTACCCTCTTAATCCAATGA
- a CDS encoding sensor histidine kinase, translating into MFRYWHGKWDSWRFKLAQLTLQQRLVIAYILIMLVPSILISLYVFRGLTGNTIEDLKKSSFATLEIEQVHIKNNMETMKRAAQMASSDDVEDYLALSEEPSAQDLINIDKIQKEDIVRLQYNNPNIDLIRFYMSNPKTFEISPVFLYENRIKTDPWYEPVMKSNETDVWVFRRSTREVILNRPEPEVDNRPKISLFHEIQRPAGTHVGILEVDMQLANFFPNTFSPIQGDDQSQLVVLSRDRELFRYPGASFLDEAGLTDDVLQEQLSNLNVNPDGMGSLDFMISGKPYLAVYSYIEPLQAHMVKIVALEPVYEDINQTRNRILLANVILLVILALSTYFMNAIILKKLHVLTDSVKKVRQGDFNFDVDIRGGGEVGELAHHFRKMLRKMGELIADAVNKQAAAKEAELATLKNQIDSHFLYNTLENIKMMAEVHDHREISDALTSLGSMMRYNMRWTSEYVRLRDEINHITNYVNIANVRFDNKVTLVTDIPDMLMDQELLKMSLQPVVENSVKHGLQNREMTIEIRADSSDGVMLISVTDDGAGMSEEQTQELNRRIARGDGRMPGAPEANGMPPGKGNGIGLANVHSRIQIHYGNEYGLQIDGAEGRYTRVTIRIPYFILGGRLSGHADAADRG; encoded by the coding sequence ATGTTCCGATATTGGCACGGGAAGTGGGATTCCTGGCGTTTTAAGCTGGCGCAGCTGACTTTGCAGCAAAGACTCGTAATCGCTTACATCTTGATCATGCTGGTGCCCAGCATCCTGATATCGCTCTATGTTTTCAGAGGGCTTACGGGCAATACGATCGAAGATTTGAAGAAGTCCAGCTTCGCGACTCTCGAAATCGAACAAGTCCATATCAAAAACAACATGGAAACGATGAAACGCGCCGCGCAAATGGCCAGCAGCGATGACGTGGAAGACTATTTGGCCCTTTCCGAAGAGCCGTCCGCGCAGGATTTGATCAACATCGACAAAATCCAGAAGGAAGACATCGTCCGCCTGCAATACAATAACCCGAACATCGATCTGATCCGTTTTTACATGAGCAATCCGAAAACGTTCGAAATCTCGCCGGTTTTCCTGTACGAGAACCGGATCAAGACCGATCCCTGGTACGAGCCCGTCATGAAGTCGAATGAAACCGACGTATGGGTGTTCAGGCGCTCCACCCGCGAAGTGATCTTAAACCGGCCGGAACCGGAAGTGGATAACCGGCCGAAAATCTCGTTGTTCCATGAGATACAGCGTCCGGCCGGCACGCATGTCGGCATTTTGGAAGTCGACATGCAGCTCGCCAATTTTTTTCCGAACACGTTCAGTCCCATTCAAGGCGACGATCAATCCCAGCTCGTTGTCCTAAGCCGGGATCGGGAATTGTTTCGCTACCCGGGAGCAAGTTTCCTGGACGAGGCGGGTTTAACGGACGACGTGCTGCAAGAGCAATTGTCTAACCTTAACGTCAATCCCGACGGGATGGGCAGCTTGGATTTCATGATCTCAGGCAAGCCTTATCTCGCCGTTTACTCGTACATCGAGCCGCTGCAAGCCCATATGGTCAAAATCGTCGCGCTCGAACCCGTATACGAGGACATCAACCAAACGCGGAACCGGATTCTGCTCGCCAACGTCATTTTGCTCGTCATTCTCGCCCTGTCCACTTATTTCATGAACGCCATTATCTTGAAAAAACTGCACGTGCTCACGGATTCCGTCAAAAAGGTGCGACAAGGGGACTTCAATTTCGACGTCGACATCCGCGGAGGCGGCGAGGTCGGGGAGCTGGCCCACCATTTTCGCAAAATGCTCCGGAAGATGGGAGAACTGATCGCCGACGCGGTCAACAAGCAGGCTGCCGCCAAAGAAGCCGAACTGGCCACGCTGAAGAACCAGATCGACTCCCATTTCCTTTACAACACGCTCGAAAACATCAAAATGATGGCGGAGGTCCATGATCACCGGGAGATTTCCGACGCTTTGACTTCCCTCGGCAGCATGATGCGGTACAACATGCGATGGACGAGCGAATACGTCCGCCTACGGGACGAAATCAACCATATCACCAACTACGTCAACATCGCGAACGTCCGGTTCGACAACAAAGTGACGCTCGTGACGGATATTCCGGACATGTTGATGGATCAAGAATTGCTCAAAATGTCGCTGCAGCCGGTCGTCGAAAATTCCGTGAAGCACGGCCTGCAAAACCGCGAAATGACGATCGAAATTCGCGCCGACTCTTCGGACGGCGTCATGCTCATTTCGGTGACGGACGACGGCGCCGGGATGTCCGAAGAGCAGACGCAAGAACTGAACCGGCGCATCGCGCGCGGCGACGGGCGAATGCCCGGCGCTCCGGAAGCGAACGGCATGCCGCCGGGCAAAGGAAACGGAATCGGCCTCGCGAACGTGCACAGCCGGATTCAAATCCATTACGGCAACGAGTACGGTTTGCAGATCGACGGCGCGGAAGGACGTTATACCCGCGTGACGATCCGCATTCCCTACTTCATCTTGGGAGGGAGGTTGTCCGGACATGCGGACGCTGCTGATCGCGGATGA
- a CDS encoding Na/Pi cotransporter family protein, translated as MYAALLFSSVVGFILLIGGMKLTEAALSRWAGNRLSGWLSRATSTPLRGFLFGTAASAALQSSTAVTVLTIGFVNAGWIPFGRSFAIILGTNVGTTLTTEIMSLQLHRYGWALLAVSFIGWLWTAVSGEMNRAGKAPASKLLPLRYGSVALAGFGFLLIGFEILLGMGNILQHSGAFRSLMETASAHPYLGLLGGAALTAVVHSSSAVIGMAMAVAGAGTLSPEAGIAVVLGANVGTCFTGLVASLSGGPGGRFVALSQLALNVSGALLFFPLMPLLQGAAELLAPSDPSAQIAHAQTIFNVACSLLALPLAYWPWRKRPAALET; from the coding sequence TTGTACGCCGCTTTGCTGTTTTCGTCGGTTGTCGGGTTCATCTTGCTGATCGGGGGCATGAAGCTGACGGAAGCCGCCCTGAGCCGTTGGGCAGGCAACCGTCTGAGCGGATGGCTGTCCCGGGCGACCTCCACGCCGCTACGCGGATTTCTGTTCGGCACGGCGGCGTCGGCCGCCTTGCAAAGCAGCACCGCCGTCACCGTGCTGACGATCGGGTTCGTAAACGCGGGCTGGATTCCTTTCGGGCGAAGCTTCGCCATTATCCTCGGTACGAACGTGGGCACGACCCTTACGACCGAAATCATGAGCCTGCAGCTTCACCGTTACGGGTGGGCGCTGCTGGCGGTTTCCTTCATCGGCTGGCTTTGGACCGCCGTATCGGGCGAAATGAACCGCGCCGGCAAAGCCCCGGCCTCCAAGCTGCTTCCGCTCCGGTACGGCTCGGTGGCGCTGGCCGGCTTCGGCTTCCTGTTGATCGGATTCGAGATCCTTCTTGGCATGGGAAACATTTTGCAGCACAGCGGCGCTTTCCGTTCCTTAATGGAGACCGCCTCCGCCCATCCTTACTTGGGCCTGCTCGGCGGTGCGGCTCTGACGGCCGTCGTCCATTCCAGCTCGGCCGTGATCGGCATGGCGATGGCCGTCGCCGGAGCGGGCACTTTGTCTCCCGAAGCCGGTATCGCGGTCGTGCTCGGCGCGAACGTCGGCACCTGCTTCACGGGACTCGTGGCGTCTTTAAGCGGAGGTCCCGGCGGCCGGTTCGTCGCCCTCTCCCAGCTGGCGTTGAACGTAAGCGGCGCCTTGCTGTTCTTTCCCTTGATGCCTCTGCTGCAGGGAGCCGCGGAGCTGCTGGCTCCTTCGGACCCCTCCGCCCAAATCGCCCACGCCCAAACGATTTTCAACGTCGCCTGCTCTCTCCTTGCGCTCCCGCTGGCCTATTGGCCATGGAGGAAGAGGCCGGCGGCCTTGGAAACGTAG
- a CDS encoding site-2 protease family protein — protein sequence MNFFWFPIEHLPIIILVMLVAFSTHEFGHAWTAYKLGDDTAYREGRVTLNPRAHLDWMGFLLLIVAGFGWAKPVPVRESRLRRPYRLSSILVTAAGPISNLVLAFLGLLVYAILFASNDFSASMTDKLDVFFRYWAIINLNLFIFNLIPLPPLDGYRILEQFFPLRLRIRMIQYEQWTFFLFLLLIFVGPLRNVTIDPLFSLVGPILEGIQHMLEWFFHQPASPFFEYRSSLGI from the coding sequence ATGAACTTTTTCTGGTTCCCGATCGAGCATCTGCCGATCATCATTCTCGTGATGTTGGTCGCGTTCTCGACGCACGAATTCGGTCACGCCTGGACGGCGTACAAACTCGGCGACGATACGGCTTACCGCGAAGGCCGCGTGACGCTTAACCCAAGGGCGCATCTGGATTGGATGGGGTTCCTGCTGCTGATCGTCGCCGGCTTCGGCTGGGCCAAGCCGGTTCCGGTCCGGGAAAGCCGTCTCCGCAGGCCCTACCGGTTGAGCAGCATTCTCGTGACCGCGGCCGGTCCGATCTCCAACCTCGTGCTGGCCTTCTTAGGGCTGCTCGTTTACGCCATCCTGTTCGCGAGCAACGATTTCTCGGCTTCGATGACCGACAAGCTGGACGTGTTTTTCCGTTACTGGGCGATCATCAACCTGAACCTGTTCATTTTCAACTTGATTCCGCTGCCGCCACTCGACGGCTATCGGATTTTGGAACAATTTTTCCCTCTTCGTCTGCGGATCCGCATGATCCAATACGAGCAATGGACTTTTTTCCTTTTTCTTTTGTTGATTTTCGTGGGACCGCTGCGGAACGTCACGATCGATCCTTTGTTTTCGCTGGTCGGGCCGATCTTGGAAGGCATTCAGCATATGCTGGAATGGTTTTTCCATCAGCCCGCCTCTCCGTTTTTCGAGTACAGATCCTCTCTAGGGATTTGA
- a CDS encoding response regulator — translation MRTLLIADDERNIRVGLKAMIEREFPDRYRIELAADGKQALAICEAEPFDIVITDIRMPEMDGIELIRALASRPSVPALLILSGYDDFQYAKEAIKHKVKEYLLKPIVREDLFAALDRIETELAQEASIHDRLEATDRYREGMQVNTLGYVWARQDIDPDEVEARCRDAGLSVFEPSYYVGILASPDFERNVLKGKEFLESGDSEGRKLAMEDKDGRLVVLTTNPERFRDMTAYLGTLPGAAGTFAAGISERGESLRELKTKYEEARHALKYRILLGRSESALIRYGQLRLRDASYRMPEDTVRKLANMLGTDRDKEMKMLLMELFDPKALAEADIAYFESVSQALNERVFDQAFRTYGEASVDIIKMHRMAGSLYNFASIQDYIHNVESLLLRLSEYARDLKSAHVDQKEMARALAYIHANFDKDLSMAVVSNHVSLNYSYFSERFKEHTGESFVNYLKKIRIQKAKELLAETDERIYEISRRVGFENPKQFNRVFREIEGITAMEYRQKQALA, via the coding sequence ATGCGGACGCTGCTGATCGCGGATGACGAACGCAACATCCGGGTGGGCTTGAAAGCGATGATCGAGCGGGAGTTCCCGGATCGGTACCGGATCGAACTCGCGGCGGACGGCAAGCAGGCGCTCGCCATATGCGAGGCCGAGCCGTTCGATATCGTCATCACGGACATCCGGATGCCGGAGATGGACGGGATCGAGCTGATCCGCGCGCTGGCTTCGCGGCCCAGTGTTCCCGCCCTGCTGATCTTGAGCGGCTATGACGATTTTCAATACGCCAAGGAAGCGATCAAGCACAAGGTCAAGGAATATTTGCTCAAGCCGATCGTGCGCGAAGATCTTTTCGCGGCGCTGGACAGAATCGAAACGGAGCTGGCGCAGGAGGCGTCCATCCACGACCGCCTGGAGGCGACGGACCGGTACCGGGAAGGCATGCAGGTCAACACGCTCGGTTACGTCTGGGCCCGGCAGGACATCGATCCGGACGAGGTGGAGGCGAGATGCCGGGATGCCGGGCTCTCGGTTTTCGAACCGTCCTATTATGTCGGGATCTTGGCTTCTCCGGACTTCGAACGCAACGTGCTCAAGGGCAAGGAGTTTCTGGAGAGCGGCGATTCGGAGGGGCGTAAACTGGCGATGGAGGATAAAGACGGCCGGTTGGTCGTGCTGACGACGAATCCGGAACGATTCCGGGATATGACCGCCTACCTCGGTACGCTGCCGGGCGCCGCGGGCACCTTCGCCGCGGGCATCAGCGAGCGGGGAGAATCGCTTCGGGAGCTGAAAACGAAATACGAGGAAGCGCGGCACGCATTGAAGTACCGGATCTTGCTCGGCCGGTCGGAATCCGCGCTGATCCGGTACGGGCAGCTGCGGCTGCGCGACGCTTCGTACCGAATGCCCGAGGATACGGTCCGCAAGCTCGCGAACATGCTGGGCACGGACAGAGACAAAGAAATGAAGATGCTCCTGATGGAGCTGTTCGATCCGAAGGCGCTCGCCGAAGCGGACATCGCGTATTTCGAATCCGTCAGCCAGGCGCTGAACGAAAGGGTATTCGACCAAGCGTTCCGAACGTACGGGGAAGCCTCGGTGGACATCATCAAAATGCACCGGATGGCGGGCAGCTTGTACAATTTCGCGAGCATCCAGGATTATATCCATAACGTGGAGAGCTTGCTGCTTCGGCTGAGCGAATACGCGCGGGATCTGAAATCGGCCCACGTCGACCAGAAGGAAATGGCGCGGGCACTGGCCTATATCCATGCGAACTTCGACAAGGATTTGAGCATGGCGGTGGTGTCCAACCACGTGTCGCTCAATTACTCTTATTTCAGCGAACGTTTTAAGGAACACACGGGCGAGAGCTTCGTGAACTATTTGAAGAAGATCCGGATCCAGAAGGCGAAGGAGTTGCTCGCGGAGACCGACGAGCGCATTTACGAAATCAGCCGCCGGGTCGGCTTCGAGAATCCGAAGCAGTTCAACCGGGTATTCCGGGAGATCGAGGGCATCACGGCCATGGAATACCGGCAGAAACAGGCTCTCGCGTGA
- a CDS encoding NUDIX hydrolase, which translates to MKEVAAGGVVYRKKDGELEIQIIEDRFGKITLAKGRMEAGETVEQTALREIAEETGITGRIVEPISVIRYQYETADRGTIDKEVYYFLVEADGGQLKAQAEEISGVAWYAPGEAWRLQKANGYGNNDEVVANALAKLGIEVDPVA; encoded by the coding sequence ATGAAAGAAGTCGCGGCGGGAGGCGTCGTCTACCGGAAGAAGGACGGCGAATTGGAGATCCAAATCATTGAGGACCGCTTCGGCAAAATCACGCTGGCCAAAGGACGCATGGAAGCCGGCGAGACGGTCGAGCAGACCGCGCTCCGCGAAATCGCGGAGGAGACGGGCATTACCGGCCGCATCGTCGAGCCGATTTCCGTGATCCGCTATCAATACGAGACGGCGGATCGGGGCACGATCGACAAAGAAGTTTATTACTTCCTCGTCGAGGCGGATGGCGGGCAGCTGAAGGCGCAGGCAGAGGAAATCTCGGGCGTCGCTTGGTACGCGCCGGGTGAGGCTTGGCGCCTTCAGAAGGCCAACGGCTACGGCAACAATGACGAAGTAGTGGCGAATGCGCTCGCTAAATTGGGAATCGAGGTGGACCCGGTTGCCTGA
- the mtaB gene encoding tRNA (N(6)-L-threonylcarbamoyladenosine(37)-C(2))-methylthiotransferase MtaB has product MPSVAFYTLGCKVNFYDTEAMWQLFKNEGYEQVDFETTTADVYVINTCTVTNTGDKKSRQIIRRAVRRNPEAVIAVTGCYAQTSPAEIMAIPGVDLVVGTQDRDKLMSFIGQIQSDRQPVNAVRNIMKTREFEELDVPDFAERTRAFLKIQEGCNNFCTFCIIPWSRGLSRSRKPESVLNQARQLVASGYKEIVLTGIHTGGYGDDLENYRLSNLLEDLDKVEGLERIRISSIEASQIDDEMIRVLNSSPKMCRHLHIPLQAGDDDILRRMRRKYTTAEFAEKIARIHEAMPGVAITTDVIVGFPGETEEQFENGFRFMEHMGFAEMHVFPYSKRTGTPAARMEDQVDEEVKHERVHKLIDLSEKMQAAYGAQWVGRELSVIPEREAKGAEGQGLVSGYTDNYLNVVLNGDESMIGKLCRVRIVDSGVNECRGELLSVEEDAREIALHA; this is encoded by the coding sequence ATGCCTAGCGTGGCATTTTATACATTGGGCTGCAAGGTCAACTTTTACGACACCGAAGCGATGTGGCAGCTGTTCAAAAACGAAGGCTACGAGCAGGTCGATTTCGAAACGACGACCGCCGACGTCTACGTGATCAATACCTGCACCGTGACGAACACCGGCGACAAGAAAAGCCGCCAGATCATCCGTCGCGCCGTGCGCCGCAACCCGGAAGCGGTCATCGCCGTCACGGGCTGCTACGCGCAGACGTCCCCGGCCGAAATCATGGCGATTCCGGGCGTCGACCTGGTCGTCGGCACGCAGGACCGCGACAAGCTGATGTCCTTCATCGGCCAAATCCAAAGCGACCGCCAGCCGGTCAACGCGGTGCGCAACATCATGAAAACCCGCGAGTTCGAAGAACTCGACGTGCCGGATTTCGCGGAGCGCACGCGCGCGTTCCTGAAAATCCAGGAGGGCTGCAACAATTTCTGCACCTTCTGCATCATTCCGTGGTCCCGAGGCCTGTCGCGCAGCCGCAAGCCGGAAAGCGTGCTGAACCAAGCCCGCCAGCTGGTGGCGTCCGGTTACAAGGAAATCGTCCTGACCGGCATCCATACAGGCGGCTACGGGGACGACCTCGAAAACTACCGCCTGTCCAACCTGCTCGAGGATCTCGACAAGGTCGAAGGCTTGGAGCGGATCCGCATCAGCTCGATCGAAGCGAGCCAAATCGACGACGAGATGATCCGCGTGCTCAACTCTTCGCCGAAAATGTGCCGCCACCTGCACATTCCGCTGCAGGCCGGAGACGACGACATCTTGCGCCGCATGCGCCGCAAGTACACGACGGCCGAATTCGCGGAGAAAATCGCGCGGATCCACGAGGCGATGCCCGGCGTCGCGATCACGACGGACGTTATCGTCGGTTTCCCCGGCGAGACCGAGGAGCAGTTCGAGAACGGCTTCCGGTTCATGGAACACATGGGCTTCGCGGAAATGCACGTATTCCCGTACTCCAAGCGCACCGGCACGCCGGCGGCCCGCATGGAGGACCAAGTGGACGAAGAAGTGAAGCACGAACGCGTCCACAAGCTGATCGACCTGTCGGAGAAGATGCAGGCGGCTTACGGCGCGCAATGGGTCGGACGCGAGCTATCCGTCATTCCCGAACGGGAAGCCAAAGGCGCCGAAGGGCAGGGGCTCGTGTCGGGCTACACCGACAATTACCTGAACGTGGTGCTGAACGGCGACGAATCGATGATCGGCAAGCTTTGCCGCGTCCGCATCGTCGATTCCGGCGTGAACGAATGCCGCGGCGAATTGCTGTCGGTCGAGGAAGACGCGCGCGAAATCGCGCTGCACGCTTAA